In one Ralstonia pickettii genomic region, the following are encoded:
- a CDS encoding 2-dehydropantoate 2-reductase — protein sequence MAKICIVGAGSIGCYLGGRLLAAGADVSLVGRARIGNELSAHGLTLTDYRNGRWHVAPAEVRYMAEPGDAADADLVLVTVKSAATQAVADELKPVLRAGAIVISFQNGLRNADLLRAALPQQIVLAGMVPFNVMQPGPGAFHQGTAGELEVAASPALQPFLDDFLRAGLPLTERTDMAAVQWAKLLLNLNNAINALANRPLKEELSQRAYRRCLALAQTEALRLLSSAGIQPAKLTPIPPAWIPRLLATPDAVFARLGGKMLAMDPLARSSMSDDLAAGRTTEVDWINGEVVRLAERLGQRAPVNAHLCAMVHAAESAGTRPSWSGNDLLAALRAAG from the coding sequence ATGGCGAAGATCTGCATCGTGGGGGCCGGCTCGATCGGCTGTTACCTGGGTGGCCGTCTGCTGGCGGCCGGCGCCGATGTCTCGCTCGTGGGCCGCGCACGCATCGGCAACGAACTGAGCGCACACGGCCTCACCTTGACGGACTACCGCAACGGCCGCTGGCACGTGGCGCCGGCTGAGGTGCGCTACATGGCCGAGCCCGGCGACGCCGCCGATGCCGATCTCGTGCTGGTGACCGTGAAGTCCGCTGCCACGCAAGCCGTTGCCGATGAACTGAAGCCCGTGCTGCGCGCGGGTGCCATCGTCATCAGCTTCCAGAACGGTCTGCGCAATGCAGACCTCCTGCGCGCCGCGCTGCCGCAGCAGATCGTGCTCGCCGGTATGGTGCCCTTCAACGTGATGCAGCCTGGCCCAGGCGCCTTTCATCAGGGCACGGCCGGTGAATTGGAAGTGGCGGCATCCCCCGCGCTGCAACCGTTTCTCGATGACTTCCTCCGCGCCGGTCTGCCGCTCACGGAACGCACCGACATGGCAGCCGTGCAATGGGCCAAGCTGCTGCTCAACCTGAACAACGCCATCAATGCACTGGCCAACCGGCCGCTGAAGGAAGAGCTGTCGCAGCGTGCATACCGTCGCTGCCTCGCGCTGGCGCAAACGGAGGCACTCCGGCTGCTGTCGAGTGCGGGCATCCAGCCTGCCAAGCTGACGCCCATACCGCCCGCCTGGATTCCACGCCTGCTTGCCACACCCGATGCGGTGTTTGCGCGACTGGGCGGCAAGATGCTCGCCATGGACCCGCTCGCACGTTCGTCCATGTCCGACGATCTGGCCGCCGGGCGCACGACCGAAGTGGACTGGATCAACGGCGAAGTGGTGCGCCTGGCCGAGCGCCTGGGGCAACGCGCCCCCGTGAATGCGCACCTGTGTGCGATGGTGCATGCCGCCGAATCTGCTGGCACGCGCCCGAGCTGGTCCGGCAACGATCTGTTGGCGGCCTTGCGTGCAGCGGGTTAG
- a CDS encoding DUF2164 domain-containing protein, which translates to MRKACRFDNAVGVSFSALAFRDVREEAVQSIHRYFTEQLDERIGNIQAGALLSFFLEEIGPVVYNPAVREAQERLQTRVAELDYECHQEPFQYWKKFDKRR; encoded by the coding sequence TTGCGCAAAGCCTGTCGATTTGACAACGCTGTCGGCGTCTCTTTTTCTGCACTGGCTTTCCGCGACGTCCGCGAAGAAGCCGTCCAATCCATCCACCGCTACTTCACCGAGCAGTTGGACGAGCGCATCGGCAACATCCAGGCCGGTGCGCTGCTCAGTTTCTTTCTGGAAGAGATTGGCCCGGTGGTCTACAACCCTGCCGTGCGGGAGGCCCAGGAACGCCTGCAGACGCGCGTGGCCGAGCTGGACTACGAGTGCCACCAGGAGCCGTTCCAGTACTGGAAGAAATTCGACAAGCGCCGATAG
- a CDS encoding chorismate mutase, producing MKNTFNTLMTPRIACALLLAASCVAPAHAQESAFAPLLCHLADRLVTADQVALSKWDSGQPVYDPAREAKVIANASSQATAYGLTAADVSDVFTDQIEANKEVQYALLNDWRRTGAAPTAQRQSLPEVIRPKLDELQKSILQALREAATARGQADCPVQVANETGRVAQEKSLDSLHRIALDRATARLCSTR from the coding sequence ATGAAGAACACCTTTAACACGTTGATGACACCCCGAATTGCTTGCGCCCTGTTGTTGGCGGCAAGCTGCGTCGCCCCGGCTCACGCGCAGGAAAGCGCCTTCGCGCCATTGCTCTGCCATCTGGCCGATCGCCTCGTTACCGCGGATCAGGTCGCACTGAGCAAATGGGACAGCGGCCAGCCGGTCTACGACCCCGCGCGCGAAGCCAAGGTCATCGCCAACGCCTCGTCGCAGGCGACCGCCTACGGCCTGACGGCGGCGGACGTGAGCGACGTCTTCACAGACCAGATCGAGGCGAACAAGGAAGTGCAGTACGCCCTGCTGAACGACTGGCGCCGGACTGGAGCCGCGCCCACCGCGCAGCGGCAGAGCCTGCCGGAGGTGATTCGCCCCAAGCTGGACGAACTGCAGAAATCCATCCTGCAAGCATTGCGCGAGGCTGCCACGGCACGCGGCCAGGCGGACTGCCCCGTGCAGGTGGCGAACGAAACCGGCCGTGTGGCGCAGGAGAAATCGCTCGATTCCCTGCATCGCATTGCACTGGACCGTGCAACGGCACGGCTCTGCTCCACCCGCTGA
- a CDS encoding VOC family protein — protein MRIELNHTIVWCRDKQKSTRFLRDILDLPEPIPFGQMLVVPLSNGVSLDFFDSEAPIAMQHYAFLVSDAEFEQAFARIQAKGLAYWADPAKKRLGETYEHNGGRGLYFDDPDGHFLEIMTRPYDLGS, from the coding sequence ATGCGTATCGAACTGAACCACACCATCGTCTGGTGCCGCGACAAGCAGAAGTCCACGCGCTTTCTGCGCGACATCCTCGACCTGCCCGAGCCGATCCCGTTCGGGCAGATGCTGGTCGTGCCGCTATCGAACGGCGTATCGCTCGACTTTTTTGACAGCGAGGCGCCCATCGCGATGCAGCACTACGCCTTTCTCGTCAGCGATGCCGAATTCGAGCAGGCGTTCGCGCGCATCCAGGCGAAGGGACTGGCGTACTGGGCAGACCCCGCGAAGAAGCGTCTGGGTGAAACCTACGAACACAACGGCGGGCGCGGCCTGTACTTCGACGATCCGGATGGGCATTTTCTGGAGATCATGACGCGACCGTATGACCTGGGATCGTAG
- a CDS encoding Crp/Fnr family transcriptional regulator, whose amino-acid sequence MNAFAANPWFRSLPPHVAEALLEATVPVQIAAGAFLFRQGDPLDASSHAFFGVASGALKLSIFNADGDEAILTLVEPGNWFGGVSTLDQQPRGHCAIALEDSEVLAVSVARFEALMRDAAFAGAIAGWWQRACGWRMARWRVRHCTVRGRVWRGALLHSRTAMCRNRQRGARAFRPRKTPWR is encoded by the coding sequence ATGAACGCATTTGCCGCCAACCCCTGGTTCCGGAGCCTCCCTCCGCACGTTGCCGAGGCGCTGCTCGAAGCCACGGTGCCCGTGCAAATCGCCGCCGGCGCATTTCTCTTTCGTCAGGGCGATCCCCTGGACGCCAGTTCGCACGCGTTCTTTGGCGTGGCCAGCGGCGCGCTCAAGCTCTCCATCTTCAATGCAGACGGAGATGAAGCCATCCTCACGTTGGTGGAGCCAGGCAACTGGTTTGGCGGGGTCTCGACCCTCGATCAACAACCGCGCGGCCATTGCGCCATTGCACTGGAAGATTCGGAAGTGCTGGCGGTGAGCGTGGCGCGCTTTGAAGCATTGATGCGTGATGCCGCGTTTGCCGGGGCGATTGCCGGCTGGTGGCAGCGCGCTTGCGGCTGGCGTATGGCTCGCTGGCGAGTGCGGCACTGCACGGTACGCGGGCGCGTGTGGCGCGGCGCATTGCTTCACTCGCGCACGGCGATGTGTCGCAATCGGCAGAGGGGCGCGCGAGCATTTCGACCTCGCAAGACGCCTTGGCGATGA
- a CDS encoding helix-turn-helix domain-containing protein, with the protein MARRIASLAHGDVSQSAEGRASISTSQDALAMMLGISRQTLSKELQALVKLGAIRLRYGHIEIQDMALLLDASEAGAD; encoded by the coding sequence GTGGCGCGGCGCATTGCTTCACTCGCGCACGGCGATGTGTCGCAATCGGCAGAGGGGCGCGCGAGCATTTCGACCTCGCAAGACGCCTTGGCGATGATGCTGGGCATCAGCCGGCAGACGCTGAGCAAGGAGCTGCAGGCACTGGTCAAGCTCGGTGCGATCCGCCTGCGCTATGGCCACATCGAGATTCAGGACATGGCGTTGTTGCTGGATGCCAGCGAAGCAGGCGCCGACTAA
- a CDS encoding alkaline phosphatase D family protein yields the protein MTMPSRTPPNSTPHGMSRRDFLTFGTAASLGALGLSLPEGAHAAAHANDASWHAGQLAHLIPAASHDRFLIKASFQAPLARAPWLMVNGRRVAGEQTDAAGRFWRFDVRGLQPATQYTLRIVDAAGKPLADAWPLRTFPSPDATPARLRILAYTCAGGYDGPPLAGKTAWLDMTARRRLLARGMSFAPDTVIANGDHIYWDLQTSQNKPFARQVRELMWAKFGGAIDTSVPMSHPKNEAIFTRVCDYQISGLYGTTLRSAPAYFLTDDHDTFENDEFDDKVATLPPEPYGLVGAELTQRRYYPEFLPDANRPVWLPGGDKAGMPTDTNSAFGTLRYGALLEAVLYDCRRFLDNKGIHARVVPQWVEDWLVARTRTEDTAHFFHVPSLPFAYSSGKLGDWYPDLLDRKTGRLVANEPKAGWQSGWHAQHQRLVAALAQQKQRAAVIVQGDFHASAAGSMSRSGDLALAQPVHAVMTGTLGTGDLAFPSAFRSIETTPALSVAMQEALRPTEKNGFTIIDVTPEKMTFSLFMWRPPEPVEAIDTLQPALVYEVPRLA from the coding sequence ATGACGATGCCCTCCCGCACACCACCGAACAGCACCCCGCACGGCATGAGCCGGCGCGATTTCCTGACGTTTGGCACCGCGGCCAGCCTTGGCGCGCTGGGCTTGAGCCTGCCGGAAGGTGCGCATGCCGCTGCGCACGCGAATGACGCCAGTTGGCACGCCGGCCAGCTCGCGCACTTGATCCCGGCAGCCAGCCACGACCGCTTTCTCATCAAGGCATCGTTTCAGGCGCCGCTTGCGCGGGCACCTTGGTTGATGGTCAACGGCAGGCGCGTCGCTGGGGAGCAGACGGATGCCGCCGGCCGCTTCTGGCGCTTCGACGTGCGTGGTCTGCAGCCCGCCACGCAATACACGCTGCGCATTGTCGATGCGGCCGGCAAGCCGCTGGCCGACGCGTGGCCGCTGCGCACCTTTCCGTCACCGGATGCCACGCCCGCGCGACTGCGCATCCTGGCCTACACCTGTGCCGGCGGTTATGACGGCCCACCCTTGGCCGGCAAGACCGCGTGGCTCGACATGACCGCGCGCCGGCGCCTGCTGGCACGCGGCATGTCGTTTGCACCAGATACCGTCATCGCCAACGGCGACCACATCTACTGGGATCTGCAGACCTCGCAGAACAAGCCCTTCGCACGCCAGGTGCGCGAACTGATGTGGGCCAAGTTTGGCGGTGCGATCGATACATCGGTGCCGATGTCGCACCCGAAGAACGAAGCCATCTTCACGCGCGTGTGCGATTACCAGATCAGCGGGCTGTACGGCACCACGCTGCGCTCCGCGCCCGCGTATTTCCTGACCGACGATCACGACACGTTCGAAAACGACGAGTTCGACGACAAGGTCGCCACCCTGCCGCCGGAGCCTTACGGGCTGGTCGGCGCAGAGCTGACGCAGCGCCGCTACTACCCCGAGTTCCTGCCCGACGCCAACCGCCCCGTCTGGTTGCCCGGCGGTGACAAGGCCGGCATGCCCACCGACACCAACAGCGCTTTCGGCACGCTGCGTTACGGCGCATTGCTTGAGGCCGTGCTGTACGACTGCCGGCGCTTTCTCGACAACAAGGGCATCCACGCACGCGTCGTGCCGCAATGGGTGGAAGACTGGCTCGTGGCGCGCACACGCACTGAAGACACCGCGCACTTCTTCCATGTGCCCTCGCTGCCGTTTGCGTATTCGTCCGGCAAGCTGGGCGACTGGTATCCGGATTTGCTCGACAGAAAGACCGGCCGCCTCGTCGCCAACGAACCCAAGGCTGGCTGGCAAAGCGGTTGGCACGCCCAGCACCAGCGCCTGGTGGCGGCTCTTGCCCAGCAGAAACAGCGCGCGGCCGTCATCGTGCAAGGCGACTTCCATGCATCGGCGGCCGGGTCGATGTCGCGTTCGGGTGATCTGGCGCTCGCGCAACCGGTGCATGCGGTCATGACGGGCACTCTGGGCACTGGCGACCTCGCTTTCCCTTCAGCATTCCGCAGCATCGAGACCACGCCGGCACTGTCCGTCGCCATGCAGGAGGCGCTACGCCCGACGGAGAAAAACGGCTTTACCATCATCGACGTGACGCCCGAGAAAATGACCTTCTCGCTGTTCATGTGGCGCCCGCCCGAGCCGGTGGAAGCCATCGATACGCTACAGCCGGCGCTGGTGTACGAGGTGCCGCGGCTGGCGTGA
- a CDS encoding 2OG-Fe(II) oxygenase family protein — translation MSSVRAFFGTAFRWQRGRQGTGYDKMLLATALWPIPFDSYLIRYPDGSEIPPHTDPVTNGRHYRLNIVLKSPRAGGEFVCAKPIFQTRRIKLFRPDACEHSVTRVVGGSRYVLSVGWVLGRRG, via the coding sequence ATGTCTTCCGTGCGCGCATTCTTCGGCACCGCCTTTCGCTGGCAGCGCGGCCGCCAGGGCACGGGCTACGACAAGATGCTGCTGGCCACCGCGTTATGGCCCATCCCGTTCGACAGCTACCTGATCCGCTATCCGGACGGCTCGGAAATTCCACCGCATACCGACCCCGTCACCAATGGCCGGCACTACCGGCTGAACATCGTGCTGAAGTCGCCACGCGCGGGCGGCGAGTTTGTCTGCGCGAAGCCGATCTTCCAGACTCGACGCATCAAGCTGTTCCGCCCCGACGCGTGCGAGCACAGCGTGACGCGCGTGGTGGGCGGCAGTCGATATGTGTTGTCGGTGGGTTGGGTGTTAGGCCGTCGAGGCTAA
- a CDS encoding DegQ family serine endoprotease produces MTRQTLARTAAGLAAVVAVAGGYAYLQKDMISRAVAAPVATATSTTAPAAGAAPVAVAAPMDFSGIVDRYGPAVVNISTTAHAQRTSMQGLPPGMSPDDPFSEFFKRFMPQMPQQRGDQIVRGLGSGFIVSSDGLILTNAHVVDGAQEVNVKLTDRREFKAKVLGVDKQSDVAVLRISAKNLPVVQIGSPANTKVGEPVLAIGSPYGFENTVTAGIVSAKSRSLPDDTYVPFIQTDVAVNPGNSGGPLFNQRGEVIGINSQIYSQTGGYQGLSFAVPIDVAMKVEQQLVSTGKVTRGRLGIAVQEVDQSLADSFKLPKPEGALVNSVEDGGPAAKAGLQPGDVILQIGDARIDRSGDLPEQVADIKPGSTVPLQIIRQGKPTTLTVTVGAAKEAKVASNEKAAPDQGRLGLAVRPLQPEEKRQNGLPGGLVVMDVTGPSAKVGIQPGDVILSLNGTPVSSVQELRTLVDRAGKHVALLVQRDDTKIFVPVDLG; encoded by the coding sequence ATGACGCGTCAAACCCTGGCACGCACTGCGGCCGGCCTGGCGGCTGTGGTCGCCGTTGCAGGCGGCTATGCCTATCTGCAGAAAGACATGATTTCGCGCGCGGTGGCGGCACCCGTGGCCACCGCAACGTCAACGACCGCGCCCGCAGCCGGGGCGGCTCCGGTGGCTGTAGCCGCGCCCATGGACTTCTCCGGCATCGTCGACCGTTACGGCCCGGCCGTGGTTAACATCAGCACCACCGCGCATGCCCAGCGCACCAGCATGCAGGGCCTGCCGCCCGGCATGAGCCCGGATGATCCGTTCTCCGAATTCTTCAAGCGGTTCATGCCGCAGATGCCGCAGCAGCGCGGCGACCAGATCGTGCGCGGTCTGGGCTCGGGTTTCATCGTCTCGTCAGATGGGCTGATCCTCACCAACGCCCACGTGGTCGATGGCGCGCAGGAGGTCAACGTCAAGCTGACCGACCGCCGCGAGTTCAAGGCCAAGGTGCTGGGCGTCGATAAGCAATCCGACGTGGCAGTGCTGCGCATCTCGGCCAAGAACCTGCCGGTGGTGCAGATCGGCAGCCCCGCCAACACCAAGGTGGGCGAGCCCGTGCTGGCGATCGGCTCGCCATACGGTTTCGAGAACACCGTCACGGCGGGCATCGTGAGCGCCAAGTCGCGCTCGCTGCCGGACGACACCTATGTGCCCTTCATCCAGACCGATGTGGCCGTGAACCCCGGCAACTCGGGCGGCCCGCTGTTCAACCAGCGCGGCGAGGTGATCGGCATCAATTCGCAGATCTACAGCCAGACCGGCGGCTACCAGGGCCTGTCGTTTGCGGTGCCGATCGACGTGGCGATGAAGGTGGAGCAGCAGCTTGTGTCCACCGGCAAGGTCACGCGTGGCCGCCTCGGCATTGCGGTGCAGGAGGTCGACCAGTCGCTTGCCGATTCCTTCAAGCTGCCCAAGCCGGAAGGCGCATTGGTGAACTCGGTGGAAGACGGCGGCCCCGCAGCCAAGGCCGGCCTGCAACCTGGCGACGTGATCCTGCAGATTGGCGATGCGCGTATCGACCGGTCGGGCGATCTGCCCGAGCAGGTGGCCGACATCAAGCCGGGCTCGACCGTGCCGCTGCAGATCATCCGCCAGGGCAAGCCGACCACACTGACTGTGACCGTTGGCGCAGCGAAGGAAGCGAAGGTAGCGTCCAATGAAAAGGCGGCGCCGGACCAAGGCCGCCTGGGCCTGGCGGTGCGGCCGCTGCAACCGGAAGAGAAACGCCAGAACGGCCTGCCCGGCGGCCTGGTGGTGATGGACGTGACCGGCCCGTCGGCCAAGGTCGGCATCCAACCGGGTGACGTGATCCTGTCGCTCAATGGCACGCCGGTGTCATCGGTGCAGGAGCTGCGCACGCTGGTGGATCGCGCCGGCAAGCATGTCGCCCTGCTGGTGCAGCGTGACGATACGAAGATTTTTGTGCCTGTGGATTTGGGCTGA
- a CDS encoding GGDEF domain-containing protein, with protein sequence MLDPGVAIATSALMSFVLLGLLGSLLRAGKAGIAEWFGANLAVVVALPLILLRGKIPDALSVVVANVLLALGGAAYYAGCARFLGRRPQWPILLAGVTAVGVAVIYWRYAVDSIPMRVFSTTLFSGAFCTALVWMLLRHSPAGRSTYPYRVTAIIAFVFGVCQLIRGVYFLTLHAASNPSMFATAGSVLLLVVAAAIMPILSMSAMLMVHDALLADARDAANRDFLTGALSRQGFEALARRHVGRVLRHARPLALLILDLDHFKRINDTLGHAAGDAVLRAFVQMAQAQLRPTDVLGRIGGEEFALLLPDTDSGNAMHLADRLRKAAAAHVVMAGAQSCRYSLSGGVAVWQPGESFDRLSARADRALYDAKHQGRDRICAADVVNVAAVA encoded by the coding sequence ATGCTGGATCCAGGCGTCGCCATTGCCACGTCGGCGCTGATGAGCTTCGTGCTGCTGGGGTTGCTCGGTTCGTTGCTGCGCGCCGGCAAGGCAGGCATCGCCGAATGGTTTGGCGCCAATTTGGCCGTGGTGGTGGCACTGCCGTTGATCCTGCTGCGCGGGAAGATTCCCGATGCCCTGTCGGTTGTCGTGGCCAATGTCCTGTTGGCCTTGGGTGGGGCTGCGTACTACGCGGGCTGTGCGCGTTTTCTTGGCCGTCGGCCGCAGTGGCCCATCCTGCTGGCAGGTGTGACGGCGGTGGGGGTCGCGGTCATCTACTGGCGCTACGCTGTCGACAGCATCCCCATGCGGGTGTTTTCGACCACGCTGTTTTCAGGCGCCTTCTGTACGGCACTGGTGTGGATGCTGTTGCGCCATTCGCCCGCCGGTCGATCGACGTATCCGTATCGTGTCACGGCCATCATTGCCTTCGTGTTCGGCGTTTGTCAGCTCATACGCGGCGTCTACTTCCTGACGCTGCACGCGGCGTCCAATCCGAGCATGTTTGCCACCGCCGGCAGCGTGCTGTTGCTCGTGGTGGCAGCGGCCATCATGCCCATCCTGTCGATGTCGGCCATGCTGATGGTGCATGACGCCCTGCTGGCAGACGCGCGTGATGCGGCCAACCGCGATTTCCTGACCGGTGCGCTGTCGCGCCAGGGCTTCGAGGCGCTGGCGCGCCGCCATGTTGGCCGTGTGCTGCGGCACGCGAGGCCGCTGGCATTGCTGATTCTCGATCTGGATCATTTCAAGCGCATCAACGACACCCTCGGCCATGCTGCCGGCGATGCTGTGTTACGGGCGTTCGTGCAGATGGCGCAAGCACAGTTGCGGCCCACCGACGTACTCGGGCGCATTGGCGGCGAAGAGTTTGCGCTGCTGCTGCCCGACACGGACAGCGGCAATGCCATGCACCTTGCAGATCGATTGCGCAAGGCCGCTGCCGCGCACGTTGTCATGGCCGGTGCGCAGTCGTGCCGCTACAGCCTCAGCGGTGGCGTGGCCGTGTGGCAGCCCGGCGAATCGTTCGATCGGTTGAGCGCACGCGCAGACCGCGCGCTGTACGACGCCAAGCATCAGGGACGCGATCGCATCTGCGCGGCCGATGTGGTCAACGTGGCTGCGGTGGCGTAG
- a CDS encoding discoidin domain-containing protein, giving the protein MRSTLISLGLVASAALGLFSAGAQANCVANPPTQSNSTFPASLTGKLAYHSYVSYGDGTSQIFIYDFSARTLQQVSKAAWGIQDPMNAVFSPDGKWIAFMGITNNAWNVFFWQVGSTSMPINLTNSTGQTRNEDPKFSTDGKSLFFKQNGDVMQAALSYTSSGPVFTSTVNLTRTAPTLENSMPFATPDGTAVFYTTGTGSGMGLYKQTVGSTAKVAFDTPAGLATYYPIVRADGTVFYARWHDATSQADQIYTKVNPSDTPNQLALNDCNSNNSDPSPVNNTNYVFFSSTSAGGYQLYLGDASTGQRWSLSQFGVNSDTTKAKLGSNYYAGTPTAAAKAITLLSQGKPASASSSYSASLGPAYAFDGNTTSTRWDSVEGVAGAQWLMVDLGATRTITGVDLYWDAGAKVYSIQTSNDGVSWTSIYSTSSGASWGHTSLTNLKGSGRYVRMYGTQRATQWGYSLDEMQVWGY; this is encoded by the coding sequence ATGCGCTCCACTCTGATTTCACTTGGTCTTGTCGCCAGCGCCGCTCTCGGCCTGTTCTCTGCCGGCGCCCAGGCCAACTGCGTTGCCAATCCGCCCACGCAATCCAACTCGACCTTCCCCGCCAGCCTGACCGGCAAGCTCGCGTATCACAGCTACGTCAGCTACGGCGACGGCACCAGCCAGATCTTCATCTACGACTTTTCGGCCCGCACGCTGCAACAGGTGTCGAAGGCGGCCTGGGGCATCCAGGACCCGATGAATGCCGTGTTCAGCCCTGACGGCAAGTGGATCGCCTTCATGGGCATCACCAACAACGCGTGGAACGTGTTCTTCTGGCAAGTCGGCTCGACCAGCATGCCAATCAACCTGACCAACAGCACCGGCCAGACGCGCAATGAAGACCCGAAGTTCAGCACCGACGGTAAATCGCTGTTCTTCAAGCAAAACGGCGACGTTATGCAGGCCGCGCTGTCGTACACCAGCTCGGGTCCGGTCTTCACTTCCACCGTGAACCTGACGCGCACGGCACCGACGCTGGAAAACTCGATGCCGTTTGCAACGCCGGACGGCACCGCCGTCTTCTACACCACGGGCACCGGTTCGGGCATGGGCCTCTACAAGCAGACCGTGGGCAGCACCGCCAAGGTGGCGTTCGACACGCCCGCCGGCCTGGCGACGTACTACCCGATCGTACGCGCCGACGGCACGGTGTTCTACGCCCGCTGGCACGACGCCACCAGCCAGGCCGACCAGATCTACACCAAGGTCAACCCGAGCGACACGCCCAACCAGCTCGCGCTCAACGACTGCAACAGCAACAACTCCGACCCATCGCCCGTGAACAACACGAACTACGTGTTCTTTTCGTCGACGAGCGCCGGCGGCTACCAGCTCTACCTGGGCGACGCGAGCACCGGCCAGCGCTGGAGCCTGTCGCAGTTTGGCGTGAACTCGGACACGACCAAGGCCAAGCTCGGCTCGAACTACTACGCAGGCACGCCGACGGCCGCCGCAAAAGCCATCACGCTGCTCTCCCAGGGCAAGCCGGCCAGCGCATCGTCCAGCTACAGCGCCAGCCTCGGCCCGGCCTACGCGTTCGACGGCAACACCACCAGCACGCGCTGGGATTCCGTGGAAGGCGTGGCCGGCGCGCAATGGCTGATGGTCGATCTGGGCGCGACCCGCACCATCACCGGCGTCGATCTGTACTGGGACGCAGGCGCCAAGGTGTATTCGATCCAGACCTCGAACGACGGCGTGAGCTGGACGAGCATCTACTCGACGTCGAGCGGCGCCTCGTGGGGCCATACGTCACTCACCAACCTCAAGGGCAGCGGTCGCTATGTGCGCATGTACGGTACGCAGCGCGCCACGCAATGGGGTTACTCGCTGGACGAAATGCAGGTGTGGGGCTACTAA
- a CDS encoding sensor histidine kinase, which produces MQSIRKTLLWWLAGGLLAGIVIATGLIYAQARQEANALFDYQMQQVAAALPSQWIDPPPPALAGIARDDDVVIRIWDGTGRSLYLSHARPNLPDQAELGFSDANTPEGPWRIYSVAFGPAVVQIAQPYSARHEVAARMALRTVAPLLILLPLLGWIVWLAVGRGLAPLGSVARQVQARDAAALSPLPTHDLPDEIRPLTNALNDLLARLGTALAHQRAFVADAAHALRTPLAALKLQLQVADRAENEDERRAAHADLHRGVERMIRLVGQLLTLARQEPGAADTQRATVALDAVAADVVAELSPAAVQKRIDLGIAVESQPASVMGNADALRVLLVNLVDNALKYCPAGARVDVSTAHTPDGGAQLVVEDNGPGIPAEERERVLDRFYRPAQAPTGGSGLGLAIVREIAQAHDATLALEPREGGGLRVVLRFPFKAST; this is translated from the coding sequence ATGCAATCGATCCGTAAAACCCTGCTGTGGTGGCTGGCCGGCGGCCTGCTGGCGGGCATCGTCATCGCCACCGGCCTGATCTACGCACAGGCGCGCCAGGAAGCCAACGCGCTGTTCGACTACCAGATGCAGCAGGTGGCCGCCGCGCTGCCGAGCCAGTGGATCGACCCGCCGCCGCCGGCGCTTGCCGGCATTGCGCGTGACGATGATGTCGTGATCCGCATCTGGGACGGCACCGGCCGCAGCCTGTATCTCTCGCACGCGCGCCCAAATCTGCCGGACCAGGCCGAGCTGGGCTTTTCCGACGCAAATACGCCGGAGGGGCCCTGGCGCATCTACAGCGTCGCCTTCGGGCCTGCCGTGGTGCAGATCGCCCAGCCGTACAGCGCGCGGCACGAAGTGGCGGCGCGCATGGCGTTGCGCACAGTGGCGCCGCTGCTGATCCTCTTGCCCCTGCTAGGCTGGATCGTCTGGCTGGCGGTCGGGCGCGGGCTGGCGCCGCTGGGCTCCGTGGCGAGGCAGGTGCAGGCGCGCGATGCGGCTGCGCTGTCGCCGCTGCCCACGCACGATTTGCCGGACGAGATCCGCCCGCTGACGAATGCATTGAACGATCTGCTGGCGCGACTCGGCACCGCACTGGCACACCAGCGCGCGTTCGTCGCCGATGCGGCACACGCGCTGCGCACGCCGCTGGCAGCGCTCAAGCTGCAGTTGCAGGTGGCCGACCGTGCCGAGAACGAAGATGAACGCCGCGCCGCGCATGCCGATCTGCATCGCGGTGTGGAGCGCATGATTCGCCTCGTTGGTCAGTTGCTGACGCTGGCGCGGCAGGAACCGGGCGCTGCCGATACGCAGCGCGCAACGGTTGCGCTCGACGCCGTGGCGGCTGACGTGGTTGCCGAACTGTCACCGGCGGCGGTGCAAAAGCGCATTGACCTGGGGATCGCGGTGGAGTCGCAGCCGGCATCCGTGATGGGTAATGCCGATGCGCTGCGCGTGCTGCTAGTGAACCTTGTCGACAACGCATTGAAATACTGTCCGGCCGGCGCGCGCGTCGATGTGTCGACGGCACATACGCCAGACGGTGGCGCGCAGCTCGTGGTCGAAGACAACGGCCCTGGCATCCCGGCGGAGGAGCGTGAACGCGTGCTCGATCGCTTCTATCGCCCGGCGCAGGCGCCCACCGGCGGCAGCGGCCTGGGGCTCGCCATCGTTCGCGAAATCGCGCAGGCGCATGACGCCACCCTGGCTCTGGAACCTCGCGAAGGCGGCGGTTTGCGCGTGGTGCTGCGCTTTCCATTCAAGGCTAGCACGTAG